The Micromonospora sp. NBC_01740 genome includes a window with the following:
- a CDS encoding GNAT family N-acetyltransferase yields the protein MTLWRIRATVDDRPGYLSVLTASLALRGVNILAVQVHTTERGAVDDFLVDAPDTLDEAGLVAAVGRGRGRDCWVARSEARGLADQPTRALGLATRLVRDPDATGEALRALLGADAVAWRPASAGCGGGLADTTMLLDDPAGGSYALRRAVPGFTPAEYARAQALVELSAAVVRRAAEQVTLVLPDGAEATVRPATADDLPGVVELHEGCSAHSRYRRYLGGAGTPAPARLRRLLEPARGVTLLATAGDAGATQPAGDTGAESVVAMANLLAEGDEAEVALLVRDDWQRRGLGSALLRRLVRHAEQAGYAALVLHVHAENAPMLRTVRRLGRPTPAERDGGLVTLTVPLVEGASARHGV from the coding sequence ATGACGCTGTGGCGGATCCGAGCGACCGTGGACGACCGGCCGGGCTACCTGTCGGTGCTCACGGCCAGCCTGGCGTTGCGGGGGGTCAACATCCTCGCCGTGCAGGTGCACACCACCGAGCGGGGTGCCGTCGACGACTTCCTGGTCGACGCGCCGGACACGCTCGACGAGGCCGGCCTCGTCGCCGCCGTGGGGCGGGGGCGGGGCCGGGACTGCTGGGTGGCGCGCAGCGAGGCGCGCGGGCTCGCCGATCAGCCGACCCGGGCACTCGGGCTGGCCACCCGGCTGGTGCGGGACCCGGACGCGACCGGGGAGGCGCTGCGTGCCCTGCTCGGCGCGGACGCGGTCGCCTGGCGACCCGCGTCGGCGGGCTGCGGCGGTGGGCTGGCCGACACCACCATGCTGCTGGACGACCCGGCCGGCGGGTCGTACGCGCTGCGCCGCGCCGTGCCGGGCTTCACCCCGGCCGAGTACGCCCGCGCCCAGGCCCTGGTCGAGCTGTCGGCCGCCGTCGTGCGCCGGGCCGCCGAGCAGGTCACCCTGGTGCTGCCCGACGGCGCCGAGGCGACCGTACGGCCCGCGACCGCCGACGACCTGCCCGGCGTGGTCGAGCTGCACGAGGGCTGCTCGGCGCACAGCCGGTACCGGCGCTACCTGGGCGGCGCGGGGACGCCGGCCCCGGCCCGGCTGCGTCGGCTGCTGGAGCCGGCCCGGGGCGTGACCCTGCTCGCCACGGCGGGCGACGCTGGGGCGACGCAGCCGGCCGGCGACACCGGGGCGGAGTCGGTCGTGGCGATGGCGAACCTGCTCGCCGAGGGCGACGAGGCCGAGGTGGCGCTGCTGGTCCGCGACGACTGGCAGCGTCGGGGCCTCGGCTCGGCCCTGCTGCGCCGGCTGGTCCGGCACGCCGAGCAGGCCGGCTACGCGGCCCTGGTGCTGCACGTCCACGCGGAGAACGCCCCGATGCTGC